In Pyrus communis chromosome 15, drPyrComm1.1, whole genome shotgun sequence, the genomic stretch TTATAGCTGGGAAGGTAATACAACATTGAACCACTGTCTGACTGAGCACCCTGGATCATCATCAAGGAAAAGAATAAAATTACTGCATGCTCAATTAGAAGTGGTCACATTGATGAATAAATTTAAGCATCCAAGGCCTGATTGAAACAGCCATACCGTATGTGAACTATTAGCGTGCATATAACCATGATCATCCATCTGTGTAAACGATCCAGTATATCCTGCACCCGCAAGAAATTCGAAATTTGAGTACCAAAATGGATCTAAGTTGAAGAAATAACAGGTACTTTGACTAAAGCACAATTTAGACAAACCAGACTATATTAAACACTCTTCTGAATGTGTTCCCGTTTTTTATTCCACGATTTGATAACAGGGTTTCATGTTTTGATGAAATATACAGCTTCACTTCTTCAACAACAAAAACTTTATTGTGGGTTTCACGTTTGAACTGTATACTCATGCTAATTGCCTAGTTGCAACCATTACAAATAACAAAACAtccaaaacaaacattcaggAATCAAGCTCACTTAAAGAATAGACATTTACCACTCTTCCtacgtatttgtttattttagtGACAATAGACAGATGGATTGCAGAACACGTAAGTTTTAGTACAGCAGCAAAGGTTTCcttaaaaaacaaattgtatTCTTCAATGGTAATCGCCACTGAAAAATAATCAGAATGCAATAAAATTATACGTGCAAAAGATGATAACAACAAAGATCTTACGCTGCTTACATGCATAAAGAAGAAATTATTTCTTCCCAAGTAAGAAGTTACAATTGAAATATAATTAGAACCTCAAGTTAAGCATTCTATAGAAGTTAAGTGATCAAAACTAATACAATTCGCCACTAAAAACTCCACTAAATTCACGGCTTTAGTAGAACTCTATTACACTAATAAATTCAGATCAATTACAAAGAACCATTTTGACATCTAACCTGGGTAATAATAATTGTAACAGCTAGTAGGTGGATAGTAAACACCATGCTCTCCAACTGAGACTTGATCGGTCTCACCTTTGATGCTAGAGGTGGCATCCAATAAAGCAGACATGGACTTTGAATCAGATGCTATTCCGTCTTTCCCAGAAACCTGGAAGAGAGATACATAGAGAAGAACAGAACTATGAATATTAtagtcaagaccgaacctcaaCACATTACCTAAAACTCACTCATGACCAAATAaataagcaaacaaacaaataaaatgtaGAAAACAAAAGTACTTTTTTGAATGAGATAAAGCAATCCAATAAAAAGCTTAATAGAACACTTTGAGAAGATGGACAGCCAACAAAAATTGTTCAGAAAATTCACATGAGGCATACCAGAGATGCACCAAAGAATCATGAGGAAACAACCTGACTAGTAAAAAATGGGTATCACATACAGTTGAAGTTTTCCAATACCAACATGggactaatttttatttttatgtacaCGTACAGTCCAATCAGTTGGATCATCCAACAAGGGATCAAGCAACAAAGCAGGTCGGTTGTACTCTGACCCAGACCAGAAGGTAAGAAAATCCAAATCAAAAGAACAAAGCTATTTGGGTTTGTTCGGGTCTTCTACTATGAATGATTAAGAATTCTAGTTGCAGCTAATCTCATTTAAGCCAACAATACATCAAACTACTAGAACCAAACCTTTCCCACTCAAGTTATGCACTTCTCTATACAACAGAGAATGTTTTAGTGTTTTCAGCACCAAACACATAATCATCACAACCGGCAAATTCAAACTTTAAGGATACAATTAAAAACACACATGCTACATTGGTATTGGAATACAAAATCCAATCAAGACATTTGttgtttggctttttttttttttttggggggttgAAGTAGGGACAAAAAGAGAAATCGTTAAAAATTGAAACATCATGAAAAGAAAGGTTTTACATACCACTTCTTGATCACTCAATCCAGTAACAGGATCTGCCGTCACTACAGTGGATACAGGCTCTCCTGGAAACAGATAGTCAAGAAAAACATAAGATCTTTGCCCAtgcaattataaaaaaaagataaacctattaatccaaaagaaaattttcaattaggtaggcaaaaattgaaatcaaccGGTCAATCATATGAATAGAACTTCAAGAAAATCATCACAGACTTGCAAAGACAAGCtcaagaagaggaaaaaacgCGGGACTAAACAGAAAATAATTTCATAACAGCTATGCAAATCAAATACAACAACAGtgtcaaaatatataatttcacTCCAATACAAACAGTTCATGAAATTTTCTTCCATGACAGCACATACCAATGGCTTTTCGAAAATAATTTGCTCCCAACACTTAATTGATAATTTAAAACAAACCCAGAATTTCTTTAAACCTATAAAACCCTGCAAATATGATTGTCTACTCAAACTTCAACCAAATTCCACTAAAGGCTAAGAGTTGGTCAATAATTAcctttctcaattttcttttcgCCCGCCATTACCAATCTTTAAAACCCAACTCAGCCTAAAACCGAACAACAAAGACgaacaaaaaaagagaaggaaaaaagaattAGGGTTAGTAAAGAGTAACACCACTACTATCTTCCTAGGGTTTATCAGCCTTAGTTGTGTGTGACCCCAACTGAATAAACTCtccaattaaattaattaattaattctaattaaaaattcaatatGAAATTAACCCacttcttttcttattttaacaaaattttaccAGTACACTAGGGATTATACTTTAAATGAGATTCAATAAAATAAGAGGGGGCAATGTATGCAACAGGCGCACATTAGCAAAGCCATGAAATTAGGTGCGCCTAAAAAAAGATTCGATTTTGGCATTAGATACCCTTTTTCCTTCTGATATGGATGGGTCGTCTTCgtcttccttttttctttgaaaaaaaataaaaaaaaaaactcagcgGAAAAATACGAggacaaataaataagaattttcaaaagaaaatatctCAGGATAAGATATTTTCCAGGAAATTTCcttttttcccaagaaaatcTCTCTGGTTTCAACGcagaaaaatccaaacaaacaaaatccaAACTAGGAACAAACAATAAATTccgcacaaaaaaaaaaaaaagaaaatcaaggggGGTTCATAGTCGAATTTCATGTTAAACGCAAGAactgaaaaattaaaagttgaaattttaatttaattttcacacAAAAACAAGCCGCTTCCACCAATCAAAACAGCCAACGAAGCGAAAATTTGATTTAAACGAACAAAAAAGGATAAAGCTGCGAAGAGAAACGAACCTAAGAAACGCGGATCGAAACGAGTGAGGCCGATCAGGCAGAACCGCTTCTGCGATTggaattctagagagagagagactgaggaGAGAGACGGAATTAGTGAGACGAGTGTGTGAGTCGACTGCAGAAGGAGTGGGAGGGGAACCGGCACTGACGTACTGTGTGGTGTAAGCCCTTAAGAAACAAAGGAAGGATCGGAGGGTCAGGATTAGTTCCTAGTTTTCTGAAGAAGGTTTTGGGGCCGTTGGATTAGTGAGGTCAGAGTAGCGGGTGCCGACGTTTTGGGAATTGGGCTTTCTCATTAGTTTCCcgtttgttgtttgtttggaGGGATTTAAAATTTGTTCTTTCGGGTCggttttatgaatattttgctCGTTCTACTCCGCTCCATTTTTAGCAATATAGTTTGAGGACATGACCTTTCACCAAATCATCGTGGCCAAAGGCCGAGAGCTACGGTTAGGATTTTCTTCCTTCcccttttcattcttttttatcttcttctttcacattttttattttctctttctctttctataaaaaattaatataaaatgttgacgtggtttaacggtgaccgttcaaatagaaagAAAGGGAATGAGAGGGAAAAGGGAGCAAACGTCTTGCCAGCGGCTACTTTGGCAACTACAACGAAGAAAGCGACGGAGTGGTCAATTTGATCAATGCACCGTTGCACAAAAATTACAAATCTGCAACAAGAAGTATATTACAATTGGATTGGTCACCATAAGTGGCATGCTACATTGAGAAAGAGCCACATGATCCAAACTATTTGAAAGGGAGTGAAGTTAAGAGGGTATGTGAAATACCCTTGCTTTGGCTAAAGCCACATCACACTAGACCTCAAGGGAATTTCAGCACTCCAGCTGGGGGGTGGGTAGCGAAGGTTGTGGGGGGGATGGATTGTGAGTATGAGATAGAGGGATGGGATGAGGGAAGGTGGTTGTGTGGGGTGAAAAAGAATGGCATGAAAGTAGGGAGAGTGGAAATGTAAGGAAATGAAGACAATACAAAACGATGATAAATACCGGAAAAGTATGCCATTAACTCTCAAAACGACAACGAAAAACGACGTTTGTAGATGGAGCATAAGAAGGTGGGAGGTTTAGAAATAATGATGCATTtattataaaaccaattggcaatataaggagtagcccaacctcttataagcctatGCAACGTCTTTCCTCCCATCATCAATGTAGGACTCATTCTTAGCACGCCACTTCACTTGTGGCGAATTTTCgagcctaacacgtggacaacataaTAAGGTGATGTGGAGCGCGTATgaccgtttggcttcacacgtgtaacaacttgctttgataccatgaaaaaagttggggttccaccataaaaccaattggcaatatgagtaGCCCAACTTCTTATAAGTCCATGCAAGATCTCTCCTCCCATCATTGTGGGACTCGTTCTCAACACTTTTATCTTTATTTCCTGTGTTTATTATGCATATTTCATATATGTCTCCTATTTAATTGATGAACACATATTCCTTCACTTAACCGTCAAATATAAGggtgtcacttagtactacggcgTAGTGGTAATCCTCTTCATTTGTTAGTGAGATGTCCCATTTTCGAATCTCGTGAATCATAAGTTCGAAAGCAATTTATTCTCTCACCCCTTAGTGTAATTATATCTTTGTATCATCCTCACATAACAAGGCTAGCTTTAATAAAATTGGAGATGAcatttgttgatgcacaaaatcaatgaAGACTTCAgaacaacgtaaagtgtcaAATTTGTAACCCTTGTTCAGTTGTTTCGGTCACCTAGTGAtgataatatgtaaagagatagagatatggaagcaaacacaagatgtacgtggttcaccctaagTCTGGCTATGTCCACGGAGTACAGGAGTTCTCATTgatagtgaagggtttacacaattacataagtttaagcataatcatcatgagtgggttctaatgactagtttaagtacaataatgacattccTCCTTAATTGTAAGAGAATGGTCTTCTTTTAAAGTTGAGGAGAGTATCCAGCTTTCGTTCGCAGTTGATGTGGGACTCTAAGAGCTTTATTCTGATGTTGACATGTGTTGTgatgtgattggcctcctgggtggagggaaactcttgtgcttcagTAGGGATGCCTCAGCATGAATCCCTCAGTGGGTCCTTGAAGGTATGAAGTTAACCAGTGCTTGGTAGTTTCgcgattggtcaagtatggtacaaacaacaTTGATAATCCAAAAAAAGTTTGTGTGCATTATTCGTAAGTGTATTTGAATTTCTAAATTTAGAGAGTCTGAAGTGTACAATGACTTTTTTCAAGCACTAAAAACAACATGCAATAAAATTAGAGTAATGGTacggagactaaatttgtagattaaattaataaactaaatgaggtgtcaccaataaaaaaatgagcacgtttatcagcaattaagtaataatctaatcactaactttcatgtcatttagtttacaaattaaatCTACCTAGCATCATCACTCATAAAATTAAATAGATGTAAATAGATTGCAATATTAACATTGTGAACCTCGATATAAAAGGGTATGTATCGCTTAGGGCCGGCCCAGGCTCAGTGCTGGCAGGGCGACCGTTCGGGGCCCAACATAAttgggggcaccaaaattattaggatgatatatttatatatattttcataagattataaatttataaaatttggatcAATGATAGATAAATTTAACTAGAACCggtggttttgttgtttgaaattaatgaggaggtcttgagttcaaaacaccatgtgtgcttatttacttttcaatttttacaaatttcttttcataagagtgtaaatatataaaatttggctaaatgatcaagcagtttaattagaatcaatgatttttgttgtttaaaattaacgagagatcctaagttcgaaatgctaagtgcatgtttattcttttcaatttttacgaatttttgtttggttgttaatttattcttaattagtagctagtagctatgtgggttgttatttttaaatatttgtttcaattcaagtctaatcttcaacaaagagtaatgcgttgaccaaatttttagaccaaatttgcaaattataTGACTTGTCATAAAAAAGTTTAAGTTAGTACCcatttattacttatacatatcaattaaagacccaaaaacatcattatttttttagtcccgTATTGACagggttagtaaataagaaaaaacacctcacgatttatacaaaaacaatttaaaagttcatatagaaaacaaaactcatatctatctacttgtaaacctggagttttttttttgtttccttctcacgatacaaaataaattagtttttccgtgtttataaattattaaatttgaagtgcttttctaagtataattttatcgatgtcttacgtgtaaaaacaaataattttcttatataaaatgAGGACACATTTTTTGGCATTGCCTCGGACCTCAAAAATCTTTGGACCAACCCTGGTATCAGTACAAGAAGAAAAGCAAAATTAAGGAATATCACAACTTTCTTAGTGTTATTATCCCTCCTTTCCTAGCTTTTTATTCGGTTTATCAGGACAGAAAATAAACGGAGAGATTCATCACTGCCTTTCCGCTTCGATCTCTAGTAAAGATTTTCTCTCATTTCATCTAGAGTGCTGATATACCCACCTCGTTGTCTTATCTTCCCACCCcactagtttttaaaatttttactaccacttttatctttttgtaaaattacATCAAAAGACCTGGAAAAATCTCCTCATCCACGCTCGCATCACCAAGGAGGCCTACGCCGTCATGGCTCTCAAGCGCGTCCCCGCTGACATCCGATCCCAGGGCGGCGTCGCCCGAATGTCCAACCCCtagaaagggaaagagagaaagatCGCAAACCACCACCGTCAAACCCATACGCTTTCAGTCACCAACAACCGCAACACCTTGTCGGGTCCATTCGTCAATCTCAAACTGCTCCAAGAAAATCTGGTACTCGGACCCACCATTTGCCTCCACAATGTTGACGACGGTGGTTGATGGTCTAGTTATTCCAGGTTGAGTCTCACACGCAACGGCCGCGTCTCGAGATTGTTCCATGGTTGTTTATTGTTCCGTTCAGATTTGTCATAAAGTTGGTATTAGGGGTTTGATAAACCTatcatcatttgatttgcatgtTGTAGATGTAGATGGAATTTCGAGGAGAGAGCCTCTCATGTCCAATGGCAACTGCACAGCCCAACGTCAACTAGCTTCAAATCGAGGCCATTCTACAGATGATGCAGTTggggtgaaaaaaaaatggatttagATATTTgaggttattttaggaataattagGGTGGATTAATaggattttagtttttaaattttttatgatgAGTGAGATTATAATCTGGGGTGTAGAAATATGATAACGAGGTGAATCTAGTAATACTCTTCATCTATTTATACATGCCTTTCATAAATCTATTGAATAATCAAAAGAAGattttacttttcatatatATCACGGCTAGCTACAACAAAATCAAGCCACATTAAGACCATATACTAATTAAACTccaaaaaatgaaggaaaaaaatcgTGGTTGTTATTAAACCAAAATATCTTGTTTGAACTTGGGACATTTTCCGTCTTTTTCGACATTCTTCGATTTCTGGGAATTGGCTAAAGACGAAGAGGACTGAAAGGATTCTGGAGAGTGACGAGGAAACTCCGATAGCATTTGAACGACTTCTCTCATCGTCGGCCTCTCAACGCTGTTTTCTTGGATGCAAAGCATTGCAATGAAGAACATGTGCATTGCTTCATCTTTGGGCACAGATATAGTAAGCCTATGATCAACAATATTTGCAACATCCTCTTTCCGACAATTCGTTGCTTTCTTCGACCATTGCACTATGTCCACGCCTTCTCCAAACTCACCTACGGGCCGCCGCCCCGTCAGAAGCTCCAACAGAACCACCCCGAAGCTATATACATCGCTTTTCTGGTCCACCCTCAGCGTGTATGCATACTCTGAaacacatgcatgcatatatacaaACATCAGTACCAAAACTCAGAAAGAAATAAACCTACAAGAGAAGGGCAAGGCCCAAATTGAattggtttttgggttttcgatTTGAAGCtcaatatgttttcttttattcGAAAGAAGCCCAATAAATCGAAAGCAAagcaaaaattagtttaaagataaaaaataaaataaaataaaataagtgaaTGGGTTGATGCAAGTTGCAAGGGGAAGAACCGAGAAGAAAGCAAAGTAGCCGAGACTTTCCACGTCGGAAGAAACCCACTTTTTGTGCTCTAAAACAAAACAAGTGGCGGGGGTGGTGGCctaaatgtataaaaaaacaTGTATgtataagtgtgtgtgtgtgtgtgtaattaaAATGGACGTGCATGTCGGGTTAGCTTTCACGACAGTCAAGACCTGTTGTGTTAGACATCACTGTCAGACTTCCCTCTTGTGTTGTGTCATTGTCAAATTGACCTCACAGAATACCGATTCTGATATCAAATCGAGAGAGAAGACAGTAATTAATTTACTATCGTGTTTTGATTcactaaaataattatataagAAATGGACCCCCACAATAATCTGAGTAGTCTGGCACAGAATTTgggagaggagaggagggaggcagattgtctgtcCTACTGTTACcatgtcttttttatttatttttatttgtacggTCACGATTAAAtaacgttaatattttatatttttattatttattattttattatttttattaaaaaattaatgtgatataatCGTGATcgtacaaataaaagaaaataaaaagaacacgGTAACAGGAGGGTATACAATCCGGAGAGGAGAGaggcagtttgtgtgttttgtggTTACCAAGAAAATTCCATGCATAATGATGTTGTttgtttcttctctctctctctctctctaactgtGGACAGTGGACACAGATCACGGTAGATTTCAGACATGTCAATTTTTAGCgagttctcttcttctttttcttttgtggtcaAGTGCAAGGAGATGTGTGTGTCATGGTATTTTCTAGGGTTTCGTGTGAACTGATACTGCATGCATAGTAGATCTTGGTGCATGGCTTATGGGAGGGACTTCAAGAAAGGCATTAGGAAATCAATTACCAAGTAAAGGTATGggaaaacaaatcacacaactcaaaatatcaatatataaaagaggaataagaaaataatatacatTACTCatctttttcttattcttatttaatcatgtttattatttttaattagattattcaatttgatgactagaagtaaaaaatggtgtgtatGAAGCTTAAAAGAGTGtaaaaataatatgaatatAAATACAGTAAacaaactaatttttctttttgatgtTATAAGAGGTTTCAAAATGCAACTCTCCGTcctctttaattaattaaaaaaaggtaaGCTTAAGACTTTATGGTGTTCTTCAAAAACAGAATATATTTTGCTTCATGCAGTGGAAATTGGAAATTTACAAAAACATTCCTAACATCTTAATGGACCCAAAAACTAATTAATACCTTAAATTCTCAACCAAGAACACAAAACTAATGGCTTACATGATTACACAGGTATGTATATTCCTTATGCTCATGATGAAGTCCAAAgcataaaggaaaagaaaagtttGTCGCCTAACAAATCTTGTGCAATTAAAGGAAGTGTTAAATTTAACaaaatgattttataaattttaaaaactaaatttttgaCGCAAAATCGAGCACAATTCTAGAAATTTCTTACATTTTTTCCTCACATCGATCCATTAGCGTTGAGAACTGAGGGCAATGATTGTCTAATGATGTGACCCACAATTTTGACAGTAGCAGAAATTCACATACTGACTAACTTAACTACCAAGTACCAACTTTGATCAACGCATCAATATATGAAATACACCGACACACTGAATTTGCATGGCTGGATTTTGAAAGGCGTTCGTTATACACAAACTACACAAAGCTTGGAATAAATTCAAAACTATAGTCAAATTGATAGGGAAGAAGAAACAATTAACATACCTGGTGCAATGTAGCCATATGAGCCTGCAATTGCAGACATGCATTCAGACGTTCCCCCATCCATCAAGAACTTGGCAAGCCCGAAATCTGCAACGTGCGCTTCGAAGCTCGAATTGAGCAAAATGTTGTTGGATTTCACGTCCCGGTGAAGAATCAACGGAGAACAATCATGGTGAAGGTAGCACAAGCCTTTGGCAGCTTCGATGGCAATTTTGTACCTCAAATTCCAGACCAAGAAACCTCCCTTCTTCCCATGCAGTGCTTCTCCCAAGCTTCCGTTTCTCATGTACTCGTAAACAAGCAGATTGGTATCCCTGTTTGAACAAAAAGCCAGCAGCCTCACAATGTTTCTATGTCGAATGTTGCCTAATGTCTGGATTTCGGCTCTGAAGCCATGATCGTGGCTGTTCGGTCCAAAACCAAGTAGCTTTTTCACAGCAATTTCAACCCCATTCGGCATTTTTCCGTGGTAAACAATCCCTGCTCCCCCTCTCCCAATCACATTACCGTCCTTCACGCATTCGAGGATGTCAGCGATTGTGAATTCCAGCTTCTGGAATGCAGTCATTTTCCATGAATCAGTACCGTTCCTTTTGAATGATTTGGCCTTGAGGATAGCAGCCGCAGCAAACACCAACGAGCATATTAGCAGGCCTAATGCGAAGATTAGCTTGAAATCCCCCGGAGGTTTTTGCGGTGTGCTTGTGATTGTGGTGAAGTTGCAAGGGTTGTTCAGGAGGGAGCCACAAAGATGGGGATTGCCCGCGAAAGCGGAGGCATTAAAGAAGGAAAATTGCCCTGATTCGGGTAGTTTTCCGGAGAAATCATTGAAGGAAAAATCAGCAATTGTGAGGCTTTTCATGGTTCCTATTGATTTGGGAATATTTTGGTTCAAGTGGTTTCTCGATATGTTCAAGTAATTCAGGATGTGAACGTTGGAAATTTCGGGTGGGATGGAGCCGGAGAGGTTGTTCTGGCTCATGTCAAGGTAAGTGAGATGAAAACAGTTTCCGATTTCTGGTGGGATTTCGCCAGAGAGTGAATTTCTGCTAAGATCAAGCTTTAGTACTTGATGGAGTTGGCCTATTGAAGGTGGGATTGGACCGGAGAATTGATTTCCACTGAGTAGGAGGATTTGGAGGGAAGAGAAATTTGAAAGCGAAAAAGGTAAAGGACCGGATAGGAGATTGTTCGACAGATTAAGCTGGCCTAATTTCACTGGCTGCGACGAGCTATTAGCTTTCTCCAACAGTATGCCAGATAGGTAATTGTTTTGCAACTCTACTAAACTCAGCAGCGGCAAATAAATTAGGCCATTTGGTATGCTACCATTCAGGTAATTCTGCCCCAGCCTCACTCTAGTGAGACTAGAACATGTCCCCAAGCCTTGAGGGATTGGACCGAAAAGAAAGTTTTTCAAGAGAATTAGTATTCTCAGCTGATTGGATGAACACAAGTTTGGTGGGATTTTACCGGTGAGCTTGTTCGAGGACAAATCGAGCAACTGAAGCTTCCCATTCTGGCCAAGTTTCTGCGGGATGATCCCCGTGAAGTTGTTCATCCACAGCCCCAGTGTTTCCAAATTAGGCAAGTCCGCGACGTAGTCTGGAATCGAGCCATGCAATCTGTTCATGAAGAGGTTGAAAAGCTTGAGCTGTTTGAGATTGGAAAACTCAAATGGGATTTCACCGGTAAGTGCATTGTTGGAGAGATCAAGATTGACCAAGTTTGTCAAGTTGCCTAGCTGCCTTGGAATTGTGCCTGAGAGAAGATTGATGTGCAAGTAAAGTGTGTTGAGCTCCTTCATATTCCCCAGCTCGCGGGGAATTGGCCCATCCAATTCGCAGCTCGAGAGATCCATGTGAACCACATTGACCAATTTTCCTAACTCCTTTGGAATCCCACCTTCAAAAACATTGTAATATCCCAAGTAAAGCTCTCTCAAGTTAGTGAGGTTGCCCAACTCGCCCGGAATTTCACCACTGAGATCATTGCCAGCAAGTGACAAGTACTCCAGGCTGACTAAATTCCCATAAGATTTTGGGATTTTCCCACTGAAATAATTGCCTCCAAGCTCCAAAAACCTGAGCTTGTTCAAGCTCAAAATACCAAGTGGAAGAGGAGCACTGAAGTTGTTGTTATAAGCATCAAAAACTTCCAAATTGGCAATGCCCGAGTAGTCCCAATCCAGTCCTCCACTGAATTGGTTGTTGGATATGTTGAGGAACTGAAGGCTTGTGAGATTGGCAAGTGCAATGCTGCCTGTGAAGTTGTTTCCTGCAAGAGAAAGGTCGGT encodes the following:
- the LOC137718394 gene encoding leucine-rich repeat receptor-like serine/threonine-protein kinase BAM3, which gives rise to MMVFPFIVLTFFSFVGTSCFASSLVSDFHVLVTLKQGFQFPEPALSTWNSSSPRSVCLWAGIRCYRGRVVAVDLTDFSLSGSVSPLNSGLDRLTDLSLAGNNFTGSIALANLTSLQFLNISNNQFSGGLDWDYSGIANLEVFDAYNNNFSAPLPLGILSLNKLRFLELGGNYFSGKIPKSYGNLVSLEYLSLAGNDLSGEIPGELGNLTNLRELYLGYYNVFEGGIPKELGKLVNVVHMDLSSCELDGPIPRELGNMKELNTLYLHINLLSGTIPRQLGNLTNLVNLDLSNNALTGEIPFEFSNLKQLKLFNLFMNRLHGSIPDYVADLPNLETLGLWMNNFTGIIPQKLGQNGKLQLLDLSSNKLTGKIPPNLCSSNQLRILILLKNFLFGPIPQGLGTCSSLTRVRLGQNYLNGSIPNGLIYLPLLSLVELQNNYLSGILLEKANSSSQPVKLGQLNLSNNLLSGPLPFSLSNFSSLQILLLSGNQFSGPIPPSIGQLHQVLKLDLSRNSLSGEIPPEIGNCFHLTYLDMSQNNLSGSIPPEISNVHILNYLNISRNHLNQNIPKSIGTMKSLTIADFSFNDFSGKLPESGQFSFFNASAFAGNPHLCGSLLNNPCNFTTITSTPQKPPGDFKLIFALGLLICSLVFAAAAILKAKSFKRNGTDSWKMTAFQKLEFTIADILECVKDGNVIGRGGAGIVYHGKMPNGVEIAVKKLLGFGPNSHDHGFRAEIQTLGNIRHRNIVRLLAFCSNRDTNLLVYEYMRNGSLGEALHGKKGGFLVWNLRYKIAIEAAKGLCYLHHDCSPLILHRDVKSNNILLNSSFEAHVADFGLAKFLMDGGTSECMSAIAGSYGYIAPEYAYTLRVDQKSDVYSFGVVLLELLTGRRPVGEFGEGVDIVQWSKKATNCRKEDVANIVDHRLTISVPKDEAMHMFFIAMLCIQENSVERPTMREVVQMLSEFPRHSPESFQSSSSLANSQKSKNVEKDGKCPKFKQDILV